gtatctatttttattttctttcgatAAATATGAGGCCACGGAGCCACGGCCAAACCAATCTCCCAGTTTCTCTCACCACtatccatcctctttctctccatcTTCCCCTCCCATGGATCCCGACAACGAAGTCCAACTCGACCTCTTCCCCTTCATCCGCATCTACAAGAGCGGCCGCATCGAGCGCCTCCTCGGCACCGACGTCGTCCCCGCCTCCGTTGACCCCGCTACCGGCGTCACCTCCAAAGACGTCACCATCGACCCATCCACCGGCGTCTCCGCCCGCCTCTACCTTCCCACCACCACCGACAACAAAAACAAGCTTCCCATCCTCATCTACATCCACGGCGGCGGCTTCGTCATCGAGACCGCCTTCTCCCCAACCTACCACAACTACCTCAACTCCCTCGTCTCCCAAGCCCAGATCCTCGCCGTCTCCGTCGAGTACCGCCGGGTCCCGGAGCACCCGCTCCCCGCCGCGTACGACGACGCCTGGGCCACCGCCAAGTGGGTCGCCTCCCACGCCGGTGCAAGCGGCGGCCCCGAGCCTTGGCTTCCGAGCACGGCGACTTCAACCGCGTCTTCTTGGCCGGCGACAGCGCCGGCGCCAACATCGCCCACAACGTGGTGCAGCGCGCCGGGACGACAGATCTCGGATCTGGGGTGCGGATCAAAGGGTTGCTTTTGGTCCATCCGTTCTTCTGGGGGTCGAAGCCCGTGGGGTCGGAGAGCAGGGACCCGGAGCCGAGGAGGAAGACGGAGGAGTTGTGGAGGTTCGCGTGCCCGGGTACGACCGGGGTGGACGACCCTTGGATTAATCCGCTGGCCGAGGGGGCGCCGGGGTTGGAGGGGTTGCCGTGCGAGCGGGTGCTGGTGACGGTGGCGGAGAAAGATTTTATCAAGGAGAGGGGGAGGGCGTACTACGAGGCGTTGAAGGGGAGTGGGTGGGGAGGGCAGGCGGAGCTGCTGGAGTCGGAAGGGGAGAACCATGTGTTTCATCTCCAGAATCCCACTTGCGACAGTGCCGTGGCCAAGA
This genomic window from Elaeis guineensis isolate ETL-2024a chromosome 13, EG11, whole genome shotgun sequence contains:
- the LOC105060863 gene encoding LOW QUALITY PROTEIN: tuliposide A-converting enzyme 2, chloroplastic (The sequence of the model RefSeq protein was modified relative to this genomic sequence to represent the inferred CDS: inserted 1 base in 1 codon), which gives rise to MDPDNEVQLDLFPFIRIYKSGRIERLLGTDVVPASVDPATGVTSKDVTIDPSTGVSARLYLPTTTDNKNKLPILIYIHGGGFVIETAFSPTYHNYLNSLVSQAQILAVSVEYRRVPEHPLPAAYDDAWATAKWVASHAGASGGPEPWLXEHGDFNRVFLAGDSAGANIAHNVVQRAGTTDLGSGVRIKGLLLVHPFFWGSKPVGSESRDPEPRRKTEELWRFACPGTTGVDDPWINPLAEGAPGLEGLPCERVLVTVAEKDFIKERGRAYYEALKGSGWGGQAELLESEGENHVFHLQNPTCDSAVAKMERVIAFLNRE